Proteins co-encoded in one Stenotrophomonas maltophilia genomic window:
- a CDS encoding aldo/keto reductase, translating to MTATRELGRSGLHVRPLAFGGNVFGWSADERASFALLDAFVDAGFNLVDTADVYSAWVPGNAGGESETLIGKWFARSGKRDKVVLATKVAKWAERPGLTPDNINAAVEDSLRRLQTDVIDLYQAHEDDESTPLEATLAAFGRLIEAGKVRAIGASNYSATRLADALKVSTDYKLPRYETLQPEYNLYDRAGYESELEPLVQREQIGVIGYYALASGFLSGKYRTPADAAKSPARGETVVKRYLNPRGLRILQALDDVASKHRATAAQIALAWQIARPSITAPIVSATGVEQLHELLAAASLSLSVQDVAQLDAASTEA from the coding sequence ATGACGGCAACCCGCGAACTGGGCCGTTCCGGCCTGCATGTACGTCCGCTCGCCTTCGGCGGCAACGTGTTCGGCTGGAGCGCCGATGAAAGGGCCAGCTTCGCCCTGCTCGACGCCTTCGTCGATGCCGGCTTCAACCTGGTCGACACGGCCGATGTGTATTCGGCCTGGGTGCCCGGCAATGCCGGCGGCGAATCGGAAACGCTGATCGGCAAGTGGTTCGCGCGCAGCGGCAAGCGCGACAAGGTGGTGCTGGCGACCAAGGTGGCCAAATGGGCCGAACGCCCCGGCCTGACCCCGGACAACATCAATGCCGCCGTGGAAGATTCGCTGCGCCGGCTGCAGACCGACGTGATCGATCTGTACCAGGCCCACGAGGACGACGAATCCACACCGCTGGAGGCCACGCTGGCCGCCTTCGGTCGCCTGATCGAAGCCGGCAAGGTGCGCGCCATCGGTGCCTCCAACTACAGCGCCACGCGCCTGGCCGATGCGCTGAAGGTGTCCACCGACTACAAGCTGCCGCGTTACGAAACCCTGCAGCCGGAGTACAACCTGTACGACCGTGCCGGCTACGAAAGCGAGCTGGAACCGCTGGTGCAGCGCGAACAGATCGGCGTGATCGGTTACTACGCGTTGGCCAGCGGCTTCCTCAGCGGCAAGTACCGCACGCCGGCCGATGCGGCCAAGAGCCCGGCGCGTGGCGAGACGGTGGTGAAGCGCTATCTCAACCCGCGCGGCCTGCGCATCCTGCAGGCGCTGGATGACGTGGCCAGCAAGCACCGAGCGACCGCCGCGCAGATCGCGCTGGCGTGGCAGATCGCGCGTCCGTCGATCACCGCGCCGATCGTCAGCGCCACCGGCGTCGAGCAGCTGCACGAGCTGCTGGCGGCGGCGAGCCTGTCGCTGAGCGTGCAGGATGTCGCGCAACTGGACGCCGCCAG